The genome window GGAAAGCCCCCCAGAGCAAAGAATTTTCCAACCCAAAAGGTCAATATTGTTCAGGGTGAGAACCCCTGTCCTTGAACCCGGCATAGAGCTTGACAACCAGTATATTTAGTAGATACTAATTGAATAAGTGGAAAGAGGCTtgcaaaaatgaatatataaagacaAGCAATACAAACACAAGCATGGAGACACATGTAGCAtaaaaatgaggagaaagaagagaataatattttagaaaggtGAAATAAGACAGAGGATGAATGAGAGATGGGGTAAGGTCAGTTCAAGGTGGAATATTAAACAACAGCGTCAATATGACAGAACTCTTGGCTAAGGTGAGTATGATTCAAGTTTTTGTCACTGACAAATCACATATGGGCTTGGTAATGATAACTCCTCAGAAAATGTAGAATAGGTAATGATACTTAGAAGTGAACATTTAAACTGTGctgactatattttcttttatgcttttatttctttaagttgcTTCAGGCAACATTGCTTCAGTTTTAGTGAGAAGAgagcaaatattaatttaaaaagtaggttTTATATGAGCTATTAATATCAGTGACATAGACACTGTAGCTCTATTTATTCACCAATAGGCTTGAATATTCACCATCACTTATCAGTCATTGGAAATGCAGACAGAATGTCTAAGCAGAAAGGCCTGAACTTTACAGACACTGATTGCAACACCAACCCCTAATTAATGGCAGGAAACAGTGGcaaaatttatttgcttttatatatgaaaatatttgagtTCACCCTCTGGTAAACCACCTGCAAAACTTAGAATTTTCCCACACCTGTTCTCCTTAATCTTACTATATGAGTGGAGTAACTACttatagaaaatttatatatatatatatatatatatataaaaattgcaaaatatatgcaaattttagTTGCAGTTTTGCTCTTCTGAACATGCAAAAGACAAATGTCTTCTACGTGCCAGCCTTTCCAATATTGTCAGAATGTTCTTGTGGCCTCAGCTACAAATCCTTCCCTTATTCTGTCATGATTGATGAGAAAAAGAATCAGCAGCAGGAGTTACAAACTTTTTCTAGAAATAAgcaagataataaacattttaggttttatgaACCTTATAATGTCAATGATGTAATTTTAATGCAAAATCAGTTGTAGATAATGTGTTAATAAATGTGTGGCTATgtgttaataaaattatttacaaagcaGATGGCAGGCTGGATTTAGCCCCTGACCAGTTTGTTGATTCCTAATCAAGAGGATTGACACCTCAATGATTAGGAGAAATTCTTTTTAAGTTACTATTATTTCAGAAACTTAATTGTGAAaggtaattttataaattatgtaatgGCCAACAATGGCTATACCTCCTAGTCactcccatattttttttttatcaatactGTCCTTAGACATGTACCTGAGTTAAATTTCTTTGGGAAAGTAAATCCCAAAAAATATCCAGGGGAATCGTGGAAGTTCAGAGAAATTGCCTAGCATTGCTTAGCTTGCAATGAGCAGCCCAAATGCAATTAGATGATTGTGGAGACAGAGGCTGACAGAGGATAAATTATGACCAAGTTTTTACCATTGACTTTGGGAACCATCCTTGGGCCACTGTCCAGGCACCTGTAAGGCTGCAAATTCAAACACCTAACTTTGGTCCAAGACACTTTCTGACTTCTAGGATGCACCTTGCACCAAAGAACAGTAAATTCACTTAAAATTTCCATAGTAGGTGAAGATTATCACTCTATAATAGTTTACTTCTTGGACTTTCTCCTTTTAAAACATGGGCGTGTCAAAGCTAGATTGCTAATTTCAGTCATTCTTTCCTTCTTACAGCCAGAAAGAGATATCCTGAGTATGGTAGCTTGGATTTGAGGAGAGAATGCATACAGGGTAATGGTCGATGTAAAAATGAGTGTCACCAAAATGAAGTTAGGATTGCTTACTGCATAAGACCTGGAACTCACTGCTGCTTGCAGCCATAAGGAtgacagaagaaaagagacatatGCTCCAAGAAGAGAGGACCATTGTTACTAAGTCTTCTCACCACGTCCTTCAAGGCCTATGTGTCTCTATAatacacaaataattaaataaaatgtaataatgaaCCATGCAGATGTGGTTCTATTTCACATTCATATCTGGTGCCTTGACATtgcatttttctcttgattaattGGTACCAGAAGtagcagaatttattttatggaaGGTCCTCAAGAACTCCCCAAAGTTCTATGTGTCTCATGGTAGTTGACCTAAGTAATGTTGTGGGAAACACTTCAAAGAATTGAATAAACATATTTCTGAGATGCAAGCTTTCCATAGAAATGTGCTCTACAGATTAcccaatgaaaaaatataaatccacTTGACTTAGGAGACTGGATATTGAGAGTGCAGATCTTtctagagagagacagagctgaAGTGAGAGAATGACCAGAATGTAGGATTGGTGGAAGAGAGGAAAATTATAATCAGCTTCAGTAACTACTCCCATTTATTATTTagtaaaggaaaatatgtatgaagaaataggaatgggaataaaaagggaaaattttttcaggaaggagaagagactatacataatgaaaaatttagacCAAGGAAGTCAGAAACTATGGCTAAGAGTTTAATTCAGCTCTCCAATCCTGTGAGATGGCCCAGTTGGAGGAAATACACAACAAAAAGAAGGAGCAGTAACCTTCACTTTTCTGCTTCACTCTGCCTCAGTTCCCTTCCCACTGCCTCTGCGGACCCACAGTATGTTTCCCTACAACATTTCAACAATACAGCAGTATCATACAGTTTCCACTAAAAAAAAGgctaattttgtttcttctatgAGTTTAGTAATCCAATTCAGCAATTTGTATTAATTGAAAATTCTCAAGAAACATTATCAATACCACAACATAACAGAAGCCCCAccaataaaattaaacaatgttTTTTGGCAATTAACTAAAGAAAAACGAAATTTATGGAATGTGTACATGTAGATCAGACTTAGACTCAGAAAAAAGATGATAAATCAAAGATCTCCAGTgtcttgatatttttattatggcaTCTCTGTGAACCCATCCTCTTTTCCAAATGCAGATATGAAATCTAAGTATTTTCATACTAAGCATTATCTATGACAATGACATGCATGGAGAATAATTTTTCCCTATTTAGAtaacatttctctctctatatatatatatatttctatcacAAGGGACTGATGAATTTTTAgtggtttattttaataaacatgagTTCTATTAAGAAGCAATTCTTTACTAAGCACATATTGGAgccttaatatattatttttcatagattttaaTAGCTTAAAATAGTCTTTGACTATTCAATGTGTTCCTTGgcaatataaagtatttttacaatattcatttataaagggtttctcaaccttggcactattgatattttggtttATATAATTCCTTATTGTGAAAGCCATCTTCTTCATTGTATGCTTTATAGAATCCCTAGCTTCTACCAACTAGATGGTAATAGCATTCCTTCCCCTAATTGTGATAATCAAAAATATCTACCATATTGCCAAATATCCCCTTTGGGGGAGGGGACAAAAATCACACCTGGCTAAGAACTATTGATTTATAAAGTTAAGCACTCATtctcacaaaaatttaaaaacaataaaaaagtaacattttcagGTAGCCAATAATATTTTCCTCATCTTATGAGAATAATTATCTATTCAAAATTttcatatagtattatatattggCTAGAGATGCTACAATGATGGtcctaggaaaaataattaaacctAATTTTTGG of Microcebus murinus isolate Inina chromosome 5, M.murinus_Inina_mat1.0, whole genome shotgun sequence contains these proteins:
- the LOC105869177 gene encoding beta-defensin 110, which gives rise to MKIHLFFFILLFWVTVLPARKRYPEYGSLDLRRECIQGNGRCKNECHQNEVRIAYCIRPGTHCCLQP